The genomic interval TCCGGGCGGCGCcgctgctttttcccttttccccactcCCGTTTTGGGGCCGAAGGTGGGAATTATTTGGGAAATtcgggaaatttgggaattttggcaCCGGGCaccccccccagagccccccccaTTCCCCGCCCGGTGCCGCCCCCGCCCGGGGCCGCGGGAGCCGGAGCCGGTCGGGGCGGCCGAACCGGCACCGCCCTGGCGCCGGGGGGGGCACCGGGAGGGGCCCCCAAAACCGGGGAGGGGCCCCCAAAAACCGGGGAGGGGCCCCCAAAACCGgcacccccccaaaaacaatAAACCAGAGGGGAACACCCCAAAATTTAGCgcggagggggggggggggtccaaatcccgggacccctccccggACCCCTCCCGGCCTCGTGGCGCTGCCGCCACCTCCGGTACCGGCGACACCGCTGACTGTCGCGATAGTCGCGACCCCCCCGGTGTGGAGATGGGGTGGGGGCGCCCCTCAAacccccccggacccccccccccccgcccccggtgccgccgccgctgtTTACCCCCATTTTTTGGGCCGGTTCCACCCGATTCCCTTTGAAGTCGCCCCGTTGTCGTGACGACGCTGATGTCACGACAGGGCGGGGCCTCGTGGGTCGCACATGGCGCCTGCAGAGCCccggggacatcggggacaacCGGAGAGGCCACCGGGCACggctgggggggggggacaaGCGGGGGTGGcaccgaggggacaccggggacgggcggggggggggggggggacacgcGGGTCGCGACACCTCGGCGACATCcagggggtcctggaggggctgggacagcgaggggacagcgaggggacagcgaggggacgCTGGGGACGTGGCacgggccggggctgggcttGGGGACAGCCACCAGAGCCGCGTCCCGCTGTGGTGGCCTCAAAGCCGTCCCGGTTTTGTGTCCCCAACTTTGTCACCGTGCGGCGTCCCCGAGCCTGTCCCGGTCCTGTCCCGGTGCCAgcgtcccctctgtgtcccctctgtgtccccatcccatctCCACATTGGGTCCCCTAGCCCGGGACCCCCCTGGacacccccaaaaacacccggAGAGCCCCAAAAAAATACCCGGagaccccaaaaaaacacctggagatccccaaaaaaccacctggagaccccaaaaacacacccagagacccccaaaaaacacccggagatcccaaaaaaaccacccggAGATCCCCAAAAAATACCTGGAgatccccaaaaaaacacctGGAGATCCCCAAAAAACACCCGGAgatccccaaaaaaacacccGGAGATCCCCAAAAAATACCTGGAgatccccaaaaaaacacctGGAGATCCCCAAAAAATACCTGgagacccccaaaaaacacctgGAGATCCCCAAAAAACACCTGGAGATCCCCAAAAGAACACCTGGagaccccaaaaaaacacccggagacccccaaaaaacacctggagatccccaaaaaacacctggagatccccaaaaaaacacccGGAGATCCCCAAAAAACACCCGGagatccccaaaaaaccacccgGAGATCCCAAAGAATACCTGGAGATCCCCAAAAACACCCGgagaccccaaaaaacacccggagaccccaaaaaaacacccgGAGATCCCCAAAAAACACCCGgagacccccaaaaaacacctgGAGATCCCCAAAAAACACCTGGAGACCCCCCTGGATCGCTCCCAAAAACACCTGAAACCCCCTCTGGGACCCCTAAATACACCTGGAGACCCCCAAAATGACCTGAAACCACCCAAAAACACCtgaacacccccccccccccgcacccccccccccaaaaccacctggagatccccctggatccccccaaaattcctggaaCGCCCCCTGGACCCCCAGAACCACCTGGAGACCCCCTTGGACCCCCCCCAGAAACAGCTGGAGCTCACCTGGAGATCCTCCAGAACACCTGGAGAGCCCCCCCCAAACAGCTGGAGACACCCCCCAAAACACCtggaaccccaaaaccacctggaGATCCCCctggacccccccaaaaaacctctgAAGACCCCCctggaccccccccaaaaacagctggagacccccccaaaatgacCTGAAACCACCCAATAACACCTGGAGACCCCCCTGGacctccccaaaaccacctggagacccccaaaaccacctgaaGACCCCCttggacccccccaaaaacacctggagacccccaaaaccacctgaagacccccaaaaaacacctggagacccccccaaaaaacacctgAACTCccccccctggatcccccaaaacacctgaagacccccccccaaaaccacctggaGACCCCTCCCCACACACCTGGACCCccccaggtgagacccccccccccctcatttctccccctttccccccacagGTGCCCCCCCCTCGCTCGGACGCCACCGCGGGAGCACCGGGACCCTCACCTTGAGAGGGGGGGGGAGGGTCCCCGACCCCTCCCCCcaccgcccctcccccaccattggcggggggggggtccgagcgcccccccctcccccccccaccccgctgccgcccgccggGGTTCCtggctttgggattttttaccttttcagcCCAAAATCACATTGCCAGGGATTTCCAACGGGCCCCAGCCCCCACCGCCTGCCCGGGGAGGGGCACTTTCCGTTcggtttcttttattttggggaggggggcgatttttttggtttatttttggtttatttttggtttattttgggtttttttgggggtgtttttggggtgtttttggggtgttttttggggtgtttggggggcaGGGCTTAGCCCACCTGTGAACAGAGTCCAGCAGCGCCGTGTTCACAGTGGCTAAGTTCCGCCCCCCGCCCCCTTTTACCCGCGTTGAGGGacgacccctccccaaaataacaacaacaacaacaacaacaaaaaattcgaatttttaaattttaaccgccccccccccccccacccgcTTAGAGCTCCAGGATGGCCCTAAAAACCTTGAATTTCAGCCCGAAAATTCGCAGTGTCACGACACGATGGGAACACACACAggacccccccccctccccgcttTGTGGGACccaaaaattgaaaattaattaaaattttaggCGGccccaccacaaaaaaaaacccgcTTAGAGCTGCGGGATTAGCCCTAAAAACCTtgaatttcaccccaaaattcagaaTGCAGCGGGATGGGGGAATCATAGGAACCCCGTCACCACACACACTTTGTGGGACCCttccccaaaataacaaaaattgaagattaattaaaattttaggCGGCCCCGCCACAAAAAAACCCCGCTTAGAGCCGCGGGATTAGCCCTAAAAACCTtgaatttcaccccaaaaattcagaGTGTCGCGACAtgatggaatcacagaaccacccacccccaaaaaaattaaaattaaaattttagacgctccccccccccccaaaaaaagccccttAGAGCTCCAGGATCGCCCTAAAAACCTTGaatttccaccccaaaattcagagTGCAGCGGGAGGAGGGAATCACGGGACCCCTCCCCGGTTTGTGGGACCCCTCTCCAGTTTGTGGGGACCCCTCCGCGGTTTGTGGGACCCCTCCGCGGTTtgtgggacccctccccagtttggggacccctccccagtttggggacccctccccgGTTTGTGGGACCCCTCCCCGGTTTGTGGGACCCCCGGGCGCCCCCGGGCGCCGCCCCCGGTGCCCGCTGAGCTGATTTGCAGTTGCTTTGCATAAACTGGCTCAGTTCAGCAGGAACAGGGGTCGGGCCCccgcaccccaaaaacccccccgGGGGTCCCCAATTCCCCAGGAgaccccccctgcccccctcaAATaaagacccctccccaaaaattccttctGTCGATCCCTGAGCTCACCCaggcccccaaaaccccaaaaatgaggggggggggggtcacaggattttggggggaattttggggtttcttttttttgagggggagacagggatttttgggggaatttgggtttttttgggggggaatttgaggttttgggggggaatttggggttttggggggaatttggggtttttttttgggaggatCCAGGGTTTTTGGagggaatttgggtttttttagggggAATTTGAagtttttggggggaatttgggttttttttggggaggatcctgggatttttggggggaatttggagtttttggggtttttttgttggggggtccagggttttttggggggaacttggagtttttggggttttttttgggggggatccgggttttttgggggggtaacttgagtttttttgggggagggggggatcCCGGGGTTTTTTTGGCGGGAATTTTGagtttttggagttttttgtggGGGATTTCgctgtttttccctctctcccccccTTTCCCGGTCCCGGGCGAGCCCCGGCGGCTCCGGGTGAGTCAcgggaggatttttgggggggtccggggggggcCCCGCCCCACGAGAGGCCCCcggagggggaggggagggttCGGCGCGCAGCCCCTCCCCCAACCGTTCCCTGTTTGTTTCCCAAAATAAACCCGGCGGCGCCGATTCCAGGGAATTTCCCTGACGTCATTGGGGGCGTGGTTTCGCCTTTTGGCCACGCCCTCGAAGCGGTCACACCCAtggtggggggaggggaggtGCCACACGTGGATTTGCCCCGCCCCAAAAAAAAGGGCGCGGTGCCTTTAAGGAGTGGCCACGCCCTCGCTGCGCTCCTATTGGTTGGCGCGGTTTCCTCTGCTGTCAATCAGCGCGGGGCGGTGCGAGCTGTCAGTCAAAGCGCGGGTGGCCAATCAGAGTGGGTGGGGGCGGAGCCAAGGGAAGGGGCGGGGTTTGGGGTTCATTCATAAAGTTGGGGAAGCGGCGAGAAACGGGAGAGGGGCGGGAGGGCCCCAAACTCCCCGGGAACCCGCCGAGACCCCCGGGAATGCACCGAGGGCACCTCCAGACCCACCGGGAGCGCCCCAaagccccgggaccccccccagaCCTATCGGGAACCCTCCCAAGAACCCTCTGAGAGCACCCCCAGACCCACTGAGACCCCCAGGAATGCATTGAGACTCCTCTGAGAGCACCCCCAGACCCATCGGGACCCCCGAGACCTCCCCCAAGATACTGAGATCCCCCCCAGGAGCCTCTCAAGGACCCACAGGACCCCCAAGAACCCCCTGAAGACACCGGGACCCCCTTGGGGACCCAGAGACCCTCGAGACCCCCGGGACACCCTCAGGACCCACCCAGATCTTcactccccctccccaaacatCCCCTCCAGGAGTTCCCCAATCCTTTCTGTGacccaaaaaaatcaaacacagcCCGTAGGGGTGGGCAGGATataaaaaatctcttttattaCTTACTGGCAGGCTGAGAACAGCCTGGACACTCCCAAATCCTTGGGGGGCTcaagggggggggggtcaggggttattcctgggggttttggggggctgagAGAAGCCCAGACTCCCCCAGACCCTTGTGGAGCTCATTGAGGGCGGGTTCAGGGGTTGTTATCAGCCAGGAGTCCCCCAAATCCTTGCACAACTCACGGAGGGGGTTTCAGAGGTCGTTccctggggattttggggggttcaggggtCATTccctggggattttggggggttcaggggtCATTccctggggattttggggttgttctcagcccagcctcccccagaCCATTGTGGAGCTCAGCAAGGGGGTTCAGGGCTCGttcctggggtttttgggggggtttcaGGTCTCGTTCCCCGGGATTTTAAAGGTCTCAGCCGCGGCCCTTCTTGgctctgtccttgtccttgCCGGCCTTGGGCGCCGTGACCAGCGCCAGCTTTTTGGGCAGCGCTCCCTGCGCTCGCTGCACGGTCTCCTGCTCGATCCGCATCCGGATCCCGACCTCCAAGCGCTGCCAAAACATCGGGGAAGGGGTGAGGGGGAGCACGGCGAgaccccccctgccccagccccttcaGGGACCCCTCCTCACCTTcttcagcttctgctgctggatCACGCGGAGCTTCTTGGGGGCGATGGTGCGGCCTGCGGGGAGCGAGGCTGCCGTGAGACCCCCGGAGAGCTGAGACCCCTCAGGAGGGCACCGGACACCCCCCAGGGCtccaccgggacccccccgccCAACCGGGCCTCCCTCATAGTCCCAATGCCTGAGGCCTGGTCCCGCCCTCACTCGGGGATCCACGGAGGGACCACGGGACCGGCCTCGGCCGCGTTCCCCGGGCCTTGGGAGCCTCCGCACCTCCTTTCCGTGGGCCCCGAGTGCTCcgggccgccgctgccgccgccgctttAGGGCGCTTGGCCGCGGCCTTGGGGCGGCCCTGCGCCATGGCGGCCGTGAGGGAGCGCGGGGCATGCTGGGATATACGGGGGCGGAATTTCCGCAAGGGATGTCGGGATATAGAGGGGCCTTGCTACCGCAAGGGATGCTGGGATATACCGGGGCATTGCTGCAAAAGGTGCCGGGATATACCGAGGCGAAAATGCCGCAAGGGCTATCGGGATATACCGGGGCGGAAATGCCGCAAGGTGTGCTGGGATATACCGGGGCAATATTGTCGCAAAGGTTGTCGGGATTTATCGAGGCGCTACTGCCGCAAAGGATCTCGGGATGTACCGGGGCGGAAATGCCGCAAAGTATATTGGGATATACCGGGGCGGAAATGCCGCAAGCCATGCTGGGATATACCNNNNNNNNNNNNNNNNNNNNNNNNNNNNNNNNNNNNNNNNNNNNNNNNNNNNNNNNNNNNNNNNNNNNNNNNNNNNNNNNNNNNNNNNNNNNNNNNNNNNNNNNNNNNNNNNNNNNNNNNNNNNNNNNNNNNNNNNNNNNNNNNNNNNNNNNNNNNNNNNNNNNNNNNNNNNNNNNNNNNNNNNNNNNNNNNNNNNNNNNggttttttggggtttttcagggggatttggggttttggggattttggggagatttttaatttttggggttttttttggtatttttgggggatctttttggcatttttggggatatttttggtgTTTCTAAGGGGatattttggtggtttttggggattttcagggggatttggggttttgggattttgggggattttttaatttttgggatttttggggattttttggtggtttttgggggatattttggtggttttttggggtttttcagggggatttggggttttggggattttggggggattttttaatttttggggtttttttgggggttttttggggatttttggggatttttttggtggtttttgggggatattttggtggttttttggggtttttcagggggatttggggttttggggattttggggagattttttaatttttgggggttttttggggtttttttggggattttttgggggatattttggtggtttttaggggattttcagggggatttggggtttttgggattttgggag from Molothrus aeneus isolate 106 unplaced genomic scaffold, BPBGC_Maene_1.0 scaffold_30, whole genome shotgun sequence carries:
- the CUNH19orf53 gene encoding leydig cell tumor 10 kDa protein homolog, which encodes MAQGRPKAAAKRPKAAAAAAARSTRGPRKGGRTIAPKKLRVIQQQKLKKRLEVGIRMRIEQETVQRAQGALPKKLALVTAPKAGKDKDRAKKGRG